Within Methyloversatilis discipulorum, the genomic segment CTGCCCGAAGGCCGGCTGCGCGGCCACACTTTCCACTATTCAACCGCCGATACGCCGCTGTCGCCGCTGGCGCGCGCCCGCACCGCGTACGACCGCGAGGGCGAGGCGGTGTATCGTCGGGGACGGCTTACTGCGAGCTATCTGCACCTCTATTTCCCGTCCGCTCCGGCCGCGGTCGCCGCGCTGTTCGGACGCTGAACCATGACTGCAACGAACGACGCCCACCGTTACCCCGACGACGCCCGCGACGCGCTCTACCGCGCCATCGCCGAGCGGCGCGACATGCGCCATTTCCGGCCCGATCCGGTTGATCCGGCGGTGTTGCGGCGCCTGCTGTGGGCGGCCCATCACGCGCCCAGCGTTGGCTACATGCAGCCCTGGCGTTTCGTGCGCGTCACCGACCCAGCGCTGCGCCGCTCCATCCACGGACTGGTCGAGGAGGAGAGGCTGGCCACCGCGCGCGCGCTCGGCGAGCGCGAGGACGAATTCATGCGGCTCAAGGTCGAAGGCGTGCTCGACAGCGGCGAACTGCTGGTGGTCGCGCTGTGCGGCGGGCGCGAGCAGCACGTGTTCGGCCGCCGCACGATGCCCGACATGGACGTCGCCTCCTGCGCCTGCGCGATACAGAACATGTGGCTGGCGGCGCGTGCCGAAGGGCTGGGCATGGGCTGGGTGTCCATCTTCGACCCGCTGAAGCTGGCGGCGCTGCTGCAGATGCCGGACGGCGCGCGACCGCTGGCCGTGCTGTGCATCGGCCACGTCGATGCCTTCTACGAAGCGCCGATGCTCGAACTCGAAGGCTGGGCCAGCCGGCTGCCCGAGGATCTGCTGATCGGCGACAACGTGTGGCCGGAACGCGCGCCGTGAACACGCTGCACCCCTTCGTCGTGCTGGCGCTGTGCGCCTGTGCAGGCGTCATGCTCGACCGACGTTTCGGCGAGCTGCGCCGCCTGCATCCGCTGGTCGGCTTTGGCCACCTCGCCGGCTGGCTGCAGACGCGCATGAATGTGATCGCACGTCAGGGCCATCCGCTGACCCGGCTGAGCGGCCTGCTGGCGTGGGCGCTGGCGGTGTTGCCGCTGCTGTCGCTGGCGCTGTGGCTGCGCAGCCTGGGCCTGCTCTGGCAGGTGGCGACCGACCTGCTGCTGCTTTACTTCGCGCTCGGCGCGCGCAGCCTGGGCGAGCACGCACACGCGGTGTCGCGTCCGCTGGCCGCTGGCGATCTGGTCGAGGCGCGGCGGCGCGTCGGCTGGATGGTGAGCCGCGACACCTCGCAGCTGGACGAAGCGGGTGTGGCGCGCGCCGCCACCGAATCGGTGCTCGAGAACGGCAACGACGCGGTGTTCGGCGCGCTGTTCTGGTTCCTGCTGCTGGGCGGGCCGGGTGCGCTGCTGTTCCGGCTGGCCAACACGCTGGACGCGATGTGGGGCTACCGCACGCCGCGCCTGCGCTATTTCGGCTGGGCGGCCGCACGCATCGACGACGTGCTCAACTTCGTGCCGGCGCGACTGACCGCACTGAGCTATGCGCTGTGCGGCGCCACGCGCAGCGCGCTCACCTGCTGGCGCGCGCAGGCGCCCGCCTGGGACAGCCCGAACGCCGGCCCGGTCATGGCCGCTGGCGCTGGCGCACTGCATCTGTCGCTCGGTGGCGCGGCGGTCTATCACGGCGCAGTCGAACAGCGTCCGCCGCTGGGCGAAGGGGCGGCGCCGGGCGCCGCCGACATCGACCGCGCGGTCGCGCTGGTGGCCGCCGCGTTGCGCCTGTGGTTGACCGTGGCGCTGCTGCTCGCGCTCGGCGTGCATCTGTCATGACACCCGCCCGCCCGCTGCACGGCGGCCGTCTGCGGGTCGCCGCCGAGCGCTACGGCATTGCGTTGCCGGACTGGATGGACCTGTCCACCGGTATCAATCCGCAACCCTGGCCGGTGCCGCCGGTACCGCAATCGGTGTGGCAGCGGCTGCCGGAGGAGGGCGACGGGCTGGAGGACGCTGCGGCGGCCTATTTCGGTTGCGACGCGCTGCTGCCGCTCGCTGGCTCGCAGGCGGCGATACAGCTGCTGCCGGTGCTGTTCCCGCACAGCCGGGTGGCCATTCTTTCGCCGACCTATAACGAGCACCCGCACGGCTGGACCCAGGCCGGGCACAGCGTGCGTGCGGTCGCGCCGGCCGAGGTCGAGGCGGCGGTGGGCGATGCCGACGTGCTGCTGCTGGTGCAGCCGAACAACCCCTGCGGCACGCTTTTTCCGCCGGCGCAGGTGATGGACTGGCAGGCGCGGCTGGCGGCGCGCGGCGGCACGCTCATCGTGGACGAAGCCTTCATCGACGCCACGCCGGACGCCAGCGTGGTGCATCACGCCGGCCGGCCCGGTCTGATCGTGCTGCGCTCGCTCGGCAAGTTCTTCGGCCTGGCGGGCGCACGCGTCGGCTTCATGTTCGCCGAACAGTCGCTGCGTGACGCGCTGGCGGCGCGGCTCGGGCCGTGGCCGGTGGCCGGCCCGTCGCGCTGGGTGGCGCAGCGCGCGCTGGCTGACCGCGACTGGCAGACGCAGCAGCGTGCGCGGCTGGCGGCCGAAAGCCTACGGCTCGAAGCGCTGCTGCGCGCCACCGGCTGGGGCGAAGTGAGCGGCTGCGCGCTGTTCCAGCGCGTGCTGACCGCCGAGGCCGCGGCGCTGAACGACGCCTTCTGCCGGCGCGGCATCCTGCTGCGCCATTTCGACGCCCCGGCCGCGCTGCGCTTCGGCCTGCCGGCGGACGAGGCGCAGTGGCAGAGGCTGGAACAGGCGATCGACGAAATACGAAGAGCAGTCCAGTAGGCGTGGTCTTCCGACCGCTCCTGTGCGGTAGATGAGGAATCAAGGAATGAAGAAGGCATTGTTTCTGCTGTTCGCCGCGCTGGCGCTGCCCGCGGCAGCCGAACTGCGGCTGACCGACGACGCCGGCCGCACCGTTGTGCTGGCCGCGCCGGCGCAGCGCATCGTCAGTCTCGCGCCGCACGTGACCGAACTGCTGTTCGCCGCCGGTGCCGGCGCCAAGGTGGTCGGCGCGACCCAATACAGCGACTACCCGGACGCGGCGAAGGCGATTCCGCGCGTCGGCGGCTACACCTCGGTGGACATGGAAGCGGTGGTCGCGCTGAAGCCGGACCTGGTCATCGTCTGGAAGAGCGGCAACCGCAACCAGCAGTACGACAAGCTGGAAAAGCTGGGCATACCGGTGTTCGTGAACGAGCCGCGCAGTCTGGACGACGTGGCGCGCGCGATCGAAGCTTTCGGCCGCATCGCTGCCACGCCGCGCGAGGCGGACGAGGCGGCGCGCGCCTTCCGCGCGCGGCGCGACGCGCTGGCGAAGCAGTACGCGGCGCGGCCGCCGGTCGCGGTGTTCTACCAGATCTGGAACAAGCCGCTGATGACCATCAACGGCCAGCACCTGATTTCCGACGTGATGGCGCTGTGCGGCGGCCGCAATGTGTTCGCCGGCCTGCCGATACTGGCGCCGACGGTGACTGAGGAGGCGGTGCTGGCGGCGGCACCCGAAGTCATCGTCGCCAGCGGCATGGGCGAGTCGCGGCCGGAGTGGCTGGACGCCTGGCGGCGCTGGTCCGCTCTGCCGGCGGTGAAGGGCGACAACCTCTATTTCATTCCGCCGGAAATCCTGCAGCGGCACACGCCGCGCATCCTCGACGGTGCGCAGAAGCTGTGCGAGCAGCTGGAACAGGCGCGCCAGAAAGCAGGCCGCAAGTGAGCGCAGGCGGGCTGTATCCCGAACGCATCGCCTGCCTGTGCACCGAGGCGGTCGAGGTGCTGTACGCGCTGGGTGAGGCCGACCGCATCGCCGGCATTTCCGGTTTCACCGTGCGGCCTCCGGAGGCGCGCCGCGACAAGCCGAAGATCAGCGGCTTCTCGTCCGGCAAGCTGGAACGCATTCTCGCGGTCGAGCCGGATCTGGTGCTGGCCTTCTCCGACCTGCAGGCCGACATGTGCCGCGACCTGGTGCGCGCCGGTGTCGAAGTGCATGTGTTCAACCAGCGTTCGATAGACGGCATCCTGCGCATGATCGTGACGACCGGTGCGCTGGTCGGCCGCGCGGCCGAGGCGCAGGCGCTGGTAGCCGGTCTGCGGCGCGGGCTCGATGACGCGCGTGTTCGCGGCGAAGCGCGCGTCGCCCGCCACGGCCGCCGGCTGCGCGTCTATTTCGAGGAGTGGGACGAACCGCTCATTTCCGGCATCCGCTGGGTGTCCGAGCTGATCGAACTGGCCGGCGGCGAGGACGTGTTCGCCGATTTCGCCAGCCGCCACAGCGCGAAGGAGCGGCGCATCGAAGACCCGCTGACCGTGGTCGCCCGCGCTCCGGAGATCATCATCGGCTCGTGGTGCGGCAAGAAATTCCAGCCCGATCACCTGCGTGCGCGACCGGGCTGGGCCGACGTGCCGGCGGTCGCGCACGACCGGCTGTACGAGATCAAGTCGCCATTGATCCTGGCGCCGGGCATCGCTGCGCTGACCGACGGGCTGGCCGCGCTGGAAGCCTGCCTCGACGCGGCCGGCGCCGATCAGAAGCGATAGCCCAGACCGACCGACAGCAGCAGCGGGTCGATATCCAGCTTGGTGACCGGAATGCCGGCGCCCTTGACCGCGATGTCGGTGTCTATCTTCACGTACTTGGCGTCGAGGTTCAGGAACCACTGCGGCGCGAGCTGGATGTCGACGCCGATCTGCGCTGCCCAGCCAAAGCTGCCGCGGTCCACCCTCAGCGGCACGCTGCCGCCGAGTACCGTGCCGGCGTCCAGCTTCACGCTGGAGAAGCGCGTGTAGTTCAGGCCGATGCCGGCGTAGGGGCGTATCGTGCCGGCCGGATTGAAGTGGTACTGCAGGGTCAGCGTCGGCGGCAGGTGCTTGACCGAGCCGATGTCCACACCGCCCAGTTCGACGTCGTGCTTCTGCGGCACCGTCAGGATCAGTTCGGCGGCGATGTTGGGCGTGAAGAAGTAGCTGATGTCGACTTCCGGGAACAGCTTGTCCTCGGCCTTCACCTCGCCCAGCGCCGGTACCACCGCCGTGGTCGAGTTGTCGTTCGACGGGTCCATGTGCAGCGCGCGCACGCGCACCAGCCAGTCGCCTTCGGCCGCCTGAACGCTGCCGGCGAACATGAATGTCGATGCGGCCACCGCCGCGATGCCTGCCCAGCTCTTTGTTGTCATGTCGATCTCCCCCGGTTTCGGCATCCGCGGACACGGATGCTGAATCACTCTAGGAAAGCGACCGGGCGACTTGAAATTTGATTTTTTGCGCCGTGCATTGCGTTCGGCTTATGCCGGACGCGCTGCGGAGCGGCGGCGTGCAGCCGCTCAGCGCCGCTTCAGCCGGGCGAGAAAGCCGTCCAGCGCGGCGGCGAAGCTGCGGCTGTCGGCGTTCGAGAATGCGGCCGGCCCGCCGCTCATGACGCCGCTGTCGCGCAGATCGTTCATCAGCGCGCGCATCTGCAGCCGCTCGTGGATGGTGCCGGGCGCGAACCACTCGCCGCGCGGTTCCAGCGCGTGTGCGCCGCGCGCCAGCACCGCTGCCGCCAGCGGAATGTCGGCGGTGATCACCAGGTCGCCGGCGCCCACCGCCTCTTCGATGTAGCGGTCGGCCGCGTCGAAGCCGTGCGCCACCTGCACCGCGCGGATGTGCGGCGACGGCGGCACGCGCAGCAGCTTGTTGGCGACCAGCGTGAGCTGCAGGCTGGTGCGCATTGCGGCGCGGAACAGGATGTCCTTGACCGGTGCCGGGCAGGCGTCGGCATCGACCCAGATGGCGGGCGTCATGCTCACGCCAGCCACCACAGCAGCAGTGCCAGCGCGACGAAGAAGCCGAACAGCGCCACCGCCTCCTCGCTGTGCGGCTCGCCACGCGGCGGCGGGTAGCGGCCCAGCGTCAGCACGCGCAGCGCAAGCCAGCCGGGCAGATAAAACAGCCCGACCGTCACCAGATTGAGGACGAAGATGGCGCGCAGCACGGCCGCGTCAGTCGAGCGCCTTGCGCAGCAGCTCGTCCACCAGATCGTTCAGCGACACCTGGCGCTCGGTCGCCAGGTCGCGCAGGCGCGCCGCCAGTTCGGCCGGAATCTTCACGGCGAAGGGCACCAGGCCGCGTTCGGCGTCGAGCCGGCGCTGTTCCTTGCGGTCCACGACCGGCGCAGCGCCCAGTGCGCTTTTTGCCCCGGCGGCGTGCTTCATCTGTGCCACCACCTTTAGTCTTTCATTCTTGTACAGATCGGTTTTCTTCACGTCGGTATCCTGTGCGGTCTTTCGAATCGCGCACATTGTCGGCCATGGCCCTGAAATCCACCATCTACAAGATCAAATTGAACGTGTCCGACATGGACCGGCCACACTACGGCGAGTACGCCCTGACCGTCGCCCGCCACCCGTCGGAGAGCGATGAACGCATGATGGTGCGCGTGCTGGCCTTCGCGCTGCACGCCGACGAAGACCTGCGCTTCGGCCGCGGCCTCAGCACCGAGGACGAAGCCGACCTGTACGCCCAGGACCTGACCGGCGCCATCCGGCTGTGGATAGACGTCGGCCTGCCGGACGAGCGCCTGGTGCGCAAGGCCGCCGCCCGCGCCGACCAGGTGGTGGTGCTGAACTACGGCCGCACCGCCGGACAGTGGTGGGAACAGTCGAAGGGCACGCTGGCCAAGCTGGCCAATCTCACCGTCTACCGCCTGTCCACCGCCGACAGCCAGGCGCTGGCCAGCCTCGCCCAGCGCGGTGCCGACCTTCAGTGCATCGTGCAGGAAGGGCAGATCTGGCTGGGCGACGACGGCGCGATGCTGCAGCCGGCGCTGGAGAGGGTGTTCGGCCGCGGGTGAAACCGTGGGTCAGCGTCGCTGCGCCCAATAGGCAGGGCGGCGGCGCTGGTGGGCGACCGCCAGCACGATGATCGCTTCGGGCGTGATGCGGTAGATGACCGAATACGGAAAACGGCTGATCGGCAGGGCGCGCACGCGCGAGGAAACCGGCTTACCCAGTTTGGGATGCGCCAGAATCAGGGAGGCCGTGCTGTCGAACTGTTCCACGAAGGCGGCACGCGATGCGTGCGCTGGCCTGCTTCAGGTAGTAATCGCGTGCCTCGGTGAGTTCGTGCAGTGCGGGTTCAAGCAGGATGACCTTCACCCGGCGGCTTGACCGGGAAGGCCAGCTCGCAAGCGGGTCAGCGCATCTTCGAGGCTGATCGCCCCGATTTCACCGCGATCATGGGCATCGGCGCGACGCTCCGCCTCTGCAAACCACTCGGCGAGGGTTTCATCCTCTTCGTCGAGGCTGGCCAGCAGACGTTCGGCAAGATCGACGCGGTCCGCCTGCGGTAATTGCATCAGGGTTGCCTCAATTGCTTCAAGGCTGGAGGGCTTCACGGAAAAGCTCCTTTGGCATCGGGCTATGCACTGAACCATAGCAGCCGCGCCGTCGCCTTCTCGCCACGGCCCCTTGCATGGCACGTAGACCGAGACCGGCACGCCAAGTCTCCCCTGATTCGCGTGCCAGCCCAGCATTCAGACCAGGACCCATCTTCAGGCGCGTTGCCTTAGGGCAACTACCTGCGCTCGGGCCGCCGATCAGTCCTTTTTCGCCACCCTGCGCCGCGCAGCCTGCGCCTGCGCGCGCTGCATCCGCATCAGCCGTTGCCGTACGCCGTCGGAATCCATCCACACGTCGCTGCCCTTCAGGATGCGGCTGATTTCGCTGTCGCTGAGGAAAGGTGAGCAGAGCCGGGTCATCATCTTCTCGAACCAGCTGCTGACCGCCGCGACCTGTGCCTGCTGTTCGCTGCCGCGTCCGTCCAGGCTGCCGGAATAGGTGTGGAACATGAGCTGGCAGTTGTCGTGCACCACCAGTTCGTCGCCGCTCAGGAAAATGAAGGCGGCCATCGAGAAGGCGCGCGCTTCGAGTACGGTGACCACATGCGCCTCGGAGGCGCGGATGTTGTTGATGATCTGCAGGCCGGTGTCGAACTCGCCGCCCGGCGAATTCAGGTGCAGATAGATCAGGTCGGTCTCGGCCGCGGTGCGCAGCGTGTAGAACAGGTCGGTGTAGTGGTGCGGTTCGCGGATTTCGCCGCACAGATAGTAGGAAATCTGGTGGATGGGCATCTGCCGTTCATAGCGGGCGAGACCGCGGAAAGGTTCGGCGTCCGTCATTCCGTTCTCGTCGTCGTCCGGCAGTGCGGGGTGGCGCGGCATCGTGAAATCCTCCGTGTGCGCCCGGATTATCGGGCGTCCGCCATGCCGTCACCAAGCTGCGCTGCGGCACGGCATGCGCTCGGCGCGACTACGGCGGGTATTGCGCACCGACGCGGAAGAACTCCTTGATCAGGAAATCCTCCAGTTCCTTCTGGTGTTCCGGCCGTGCCGACAGGATGACGGTGCGGCCGAGGCGCAGCGATTCCCAGTTGAAGTTGCCGCTGTAGTAGCGGCGTATCAGTTCGATCATGCGCTGCACGACGGCGCGCTCGATGTCGCCGTTCAGGCCGGCGTCGACCTCGATGAACTCGCGTCGCGCATTGCCGGCGTCGGTGGTCCAGCCACGGAACACGAAAGCGGCGGTGCGCACGCTCTTGCGGGTGATCTGGAACACGCCGTTGGTGCCCGGCTGCTGCAGGTTGCGCTTGATGTTGGCGGCTGCGATGTCGTCGGCCGACGGGCCCTGTTCGCGGGCGCGTGCGGCGGCGTTCTCACCGGCGGCGGCCTCTTCGGCCAGACGGCGCTTTTCGCGCTGGGCGGCGACGAAGGACGCCATGTCCGTGGGCGCGTCCGGTGCAACGGCTGGTTTGGGCGGCGGGGGTGCAGGGGCGGGTTCGGGCACCGGCACGCGGGCGACCGGCGGTTCTGTCGGCCGCGGTGGCGCCTTGCGAGCCTTTTCGCGCTGCTTCTTCGGCGGCTGCTTTTTCGGTCGCGGTGCCGGGGGTGTCGGCGCCGCGGCGGGCGGTGGTTCCGACGCCGCCTGGCGCGGCGCCTCCGGCGCGATCATGCGTACGCTGATCGGCTGGTTGGCGCCGAGCGGCTGTTCCGGCTCCGCCTTCGGCCGCATCACCCACCACAGCGCGAGCGCGTGGATCAGCAGCGCCAGCACGAGGGCGATCAGACCGCTCGGGCGGACGCGGAAGTGCAGGCTGGTGTCGCCGAGCGGACTGGTCTCGACGCTCAGCGAGAACGGTGCGAGGCTGTCGGCCCGGCGGCGGTTGCGCGGGTGTTCGGGGTGTGCGGCGTGCATGGGCTGTTCAGGCGGCTGCGGACGGGCGGGCTGTCCGGTCGCGTCCGCCAGTGGCGTCCGCAGCAGTGAATCCTTCATTCCTGTTCAGCGTTGGGTCTGCAATCGGGTGAAGCGTCGGGTCGGACAGTCGGCGGGTCAGCGGGCGGTCGGTTTGACCGCGCCGCAGTCGGCGGCGATCCAGCGCGCATCGGTATCAGCCTTCATCGACCCCTCGGCCGACTGCATGTTCATTTTCGACGTGAAATGGGTCGGGCTGTCGATCACTGCCTCGAAGTCGCCGCTGGCTTTCGGGTTGGTGCAGCTGATCTTGCCCTTGACCGATTTCGCGGTGTTGGTGACGTTGCTGTAGGTGCAGCTGCCGTCGTTCTTGCCGGAGTAGATGTCGCTGCGCTTGGCGTCGTCCGGCGTGATGCAGACGCGGACCGCACCGCCGCTGCCCATGGCCACGCCCTGCGCGGCCATCTGCTGTTCCATCATCTTGCGCGCTTCCGGCGGCATCTTCTTCATTTCTTCCTGCATGCGCGCCATCTGCGCCGACATGTCGGGCATGCCCGGCATGCTCATCGCCGACTTGAATTCCCACAGGCCGGGCTTGATGTCGGCGGCGTGCGCAGGGCCGAGTGCGGCCAGCGCGAGTGCGGCAGGAACGAGCAGTCTTTTCATCGGGTGTCCTCTTCATCTGGAAGCGTGCCGGGTGGCACCGGTGCGACGTAGCTGGCGATCAGGATGAGCGCGCCGATGCCGAGCAGCGAGCCGGTCCATTCGACCGTGCCGGCACCGGCCAGGTCGATCATCAGCATCTTGGCGCCAACGGCGGCGAGCAGCGCGAAACCGGCGAACCACAGCGTGCGTGCACCGCTTCGTGTCGCGTACACCATCAGCGCCAGCGCGGTCAGCGCCCAGGTCAGCGACAGCGTCGCCTGCAGAAGCGTGGATTGGAACATGGCGGCGGCCGACCACGCCACCCCGGCGAGGTGGTGCACGCCGCGCGCCGCCAGTGCCGACACCCACAGCAGACCGGCCGCGCCGACCAGCGGTCGCGGCAGCAGGCGGCTGCGCGCCAGCCACAGCAGCGCAGCCATGCTGGCCAGATCGAGCGCCGAGGCCAGCGGCAGGTAGGGCAGGGCGGAGCCACCGTCGTGGCCGAACTGCAGCGCGACGACGGTCAGCAGCAAAAGGCCGGCAACCGGCCACAGCACGGCGCGCGCGTAGGCCTCGGGTGCGGCAGCCCAAGGCCAGGCATCCGTGCGCTCGCCGTCGGCGGACAGCGCCGCCTGCAGCGTGCGGCCGGCCGCCAGCCAGACGGCGATCCACACCAGCCAGCCCCACAGGTCCTGTGCGGGCAGCCAGTCGGCCAGCCAGCCGCCGGCTTCGATACCGACCGACAGCAGCAGCGTCCACGCGGTGGCGATGTGGCGCGGCGTGTTCAGCAGCGCTGCGCCGTCCTCGTCCTGCCGGCGCAGCACCCACAGATGGGTCGCCCAGGCCAGCGGCAACGCGAGCGCCATCGCGCCGTACAGCAGATGGTCGTGCTGGTCCCAGGCCAGCAGGCTGCCGGCCCACAGTACCGGCAAGGTCAGCGCGGCCAGCGCGCGGGCGGTGATGAAGTCGCGCGTGCGGCCCTGCTGTTCGGCGAAGGCGGCGCTGGCCACGCCGAACAGCAGCGCGATCGCCGGTTGCAGGTTGTAAGGCACGAAGTCATCGATGTCGGCCAGACCGCCGAACAGCCACCAGCCGGCCAGCCACAGCGTGAGCGCCTTAGGCAGCCAGTCGGCGCCAGCGCCGCTCTGCCGCAGCACGCGTACCGAGGACAGCGCCGCGCCGGCCAGCAACAGGCAGCCCAGGGTGCGGCCGTTGAGCAGCGGCCAGGCGACGGTCAGCGTATCGAGCGAGGCGGCCAGCCAGAATCCGGCTGCGACCTGCAGCGCAGCACCTGCCCACAACGTCAGGCGGGAGGCGCGGGCGCAGCCGTACCACAGCGCTGCCGCGCCTTCGACCGCGTAGATCGCGGCGGTCATCTGCAGATCGAAGGCGAGCGGCACCGCCAGCGTCAGCAGCGCGGCGCCGATGCCGGCATGGGCGCGGAAGGTGAGCACTTCGTCGGGTGCGCGGCTGCGCAGCAGGCTGGCCAGCCCGAGGTAGTAAACGCCGGCCAGCGCGGCGCTGATCGCCGCGCCGTATTCATAGGGCTGGACCAGTGCCGCCTGCAGCACGCCGGCCGCCAGCGGCGGGCCGAACAGCAGGCTGCCGGACTGCCAGCCGGCCGCGCCCGGCGCGCGCAGCACGGTCTGCGCGACGTGGGTGGCGGTGAACAGCACGAAGAAGGCGATCAGGAAGCCCTGCACCACGAGGTAGTCGTCCGCCACATAACTGCGCAGGCCCCAGCCGGCGCCGACCGCGAAGGTGAACAGGAAGCCGGCGAAGATGAGTGCGCGCCAGGCGCGCCGCCAGCTCAGCGCGATGATGAAGGCGTCCAGCAGCAGGTAGTAGCTGAACAGCACGACGTACTGGCCCTGCCCGCTGGACGCCAGCATCGGTGCGACGAAGGCGCCGGACAGGCCGAGCAGCGCCAGCACCTGCGAGCTCTGCCGCGCGGCGGCAACCGCACAGGCGACGCCGAGCGCGGCGAACAGCAGGAAGGCGGGGGCCGGCCCGATGAAGCCGTAGCGCGCCAGCGCGAAATAGACCGCCAGGTAGAGCAGCGCGAAGCCGCCGCCCTGTACCGCCAGCGCGAACATGCGGCGCGGCCCGTCGCCCGGCAGGCGCAGACCGAAGCCGATCATCGCCGCACCTGTGGCGACGGCGGCGGCAAGCCGCAGCTCCGGCGGCAGCCAGCCGGCCTGGGCGGCGAGGCGAAGCGCCGACGCGACGCCGAAGAACAGCACGATGACGCCGATGCGCGCCAGCGGATTGCTGCCCATCAGGCGCGACCACAGCGTGGCGAGCGGCCGGGTGATGTCGTCGCGCTCGGCCGCCGACGGCTGCGGTCGAGCGGCGATGCGTACGCCTTCCGCGTGCAATGCATCGAGCGGTGCGGCCTGCGTGCTGACCGCGGGCGGTTCGGTCAGCGTGGCGTCGGCCGGCGGCGGTTCCGTCGCGGACGGCGTTGTGTCCGTCTTGGCGGTTGCAGGCGTGACATCGGCGCTGGCCGGTGCTGTCGGCCGGCTCTTCAGTGCCTCGTAAAGCCAGCGTGTCTTGTCGTCGAGTTCGCGCAGCCGTTCCTGCACTGCGCGTTCGCGCGCGGCGGCGCGCGCCGACACCCACAGGCCGCCAGCCAGACCGGCAAGGGCGCCGAAGAAGGCTTCGATTTCGCCGTGCGCGGCGCCCGCGATCAGACCGAGAACACAGAGGATGGCGGTCAGCATTGGCGCGCTCCGTCGTGGCCGGGGGCGTTCATCGGCGGTCGCCGCGCAGGCCGGCGACGATGGCCTGCAGTGCGTCCGGTGTCGCCGCCTCCGGCGTCACTGCCGGCGCACCGACCAGTTCGATGCGGTTGAACAGCCCGCGACGCAGCGGCTTCGTCATCGCCGGACCATCCTTGCGCGAGAAGAAGCTGCCCCACAGGCCGCGCAGCGCCAGCGGCACCACCGGTACCGGCGTGCGCGCGACGATGCGCGTGATGCCGGGCTTGAAGGGGTGGATGTCGCCGGTGTCGGTGATCTGTCCTTCCGGAAAGATGCCGACCAGTTCGCCCGCCTTCAGCGCGGCAGCGATGTCGTCGTAGGCGCGCTCCAGCAGCTTCGGATCCTCTTTGGCCGATGCGATCGGGATGCAGCGATTGGTGCGGAACACGAAGCGCAGCACCGGCAGACGGAAGATGGCGTGGTGCATGACGAAGCGTATCGGCCGCGGGCAGGCGGCGGTGATCACCAGCGCGTCGACGAAGCTCACGTGGTTGCACACGATGACCGCCGGGCCGTCGGCCGGAATGTTGTCCAGACCTTTCGTGTCGAGCCGGTACACCGTGTGCACCAGCAACCACACGATGAAGCGCATCAGGAACTCCGGCACCAGCGTGTAGATGAACACCGCCACCGCGGCGTTGAACAGCGCGGCCACCAGGAAAAGTTGCGGAATGTTCAGCCCGGCCTCGAACAGCAGCAGGCTCACGCCGGCGGAGGCGACCATGAAGCCCGCGTTCAGGATGTTGTTGGCGGCGATCACGCGTGCCGCGTGGCTTCTTTCGCAGCGGGTCTGGATCAGCGCGTACAGCGGCACGA encodes:
- the bluB gene encoding 5,6-dimethylbenzimidazole synthase, giving the protein MTATNDAHRYPDDARDALYRAIAERRDMRHFRPDPVDPAVLRRLLWAAHHAPSVGYMQPWRFVRVTDPALRRSIHGLVEEERLATARALGEREDEFMRLKVEGVLDSGELLVVALCGGREQHVFGRRTMPDMDVASCACAIQNMWLAARAEGLGMGWVSIFDPLKLAALLQMPDGARPLAVLCIGHVDAFYEAPMLELEGWASRLPEDLLIGDNVWPERAP
- the cbiB gene encoding adenosylcobinamide-phosphate synthase CbiB, which codes for MAGTRAVNTLHPFVVLALCACAGVMLDRRFGELRRLHPLVGFGHLAGWLQTRMNVIARQGHPLTRLSGLLAWALAVLPLLSLALWLRSLGLLWQVATDLLLLYFALGARSLGEHAHAVSRPLAAGDLVEARRRVGWMVSRDTSQLDEAGVARAATESVLENGNDAVFGALFWFLLLGGPGALLFRLANTLDAMWGYRTPRLRYFGWAAARIDDVLNFVPARLTALSYALCGATRSALTCWRAQAPAWDSPNAGPVMAAGAGALHLSLGGAAVYHGAVEQRPPLGEGAAPGAADIDRAVALVAAALRLWLTVALLLALGVHLS
- the cobD gene encoding threonine-phosphate decarboxylase CobD; its protein translation is MTPARPLHGGRLRVAAERYGIALPDWMDLSTGINPQPWPVPPVPQSVWQRLPEEGDGLEDAAAAYFGCDALLPLAGSQAAIQLLPVLFPHSRVAILSPTYNEHPHGWTQAGHSVRAVAPAEVEAAVGDADVLLLVQPNNPCGTLFPPAQVMDWQARLAARGGTLIVDEAFIDATPDASVVHHAGRPGLIVLRSLGKFFGLAGARVGFMFAEQSLRDALAARLGPWPVAGPSRWVAQRALADRDWQTQQRARLAAESLRLEALLRATGWGEVSGCALFQRVLTAEAAALNDAFCRRGILLRHFDAPAALRFGLPADEAQWQRLEQAIDEIRRAVQ
- a CDS encoding cobalamin-binding protein; translated protein: MKKALFLLFAALALPAAAELRLTDDAGRTVVLAAPAQRIVSLAPHVTELLFAAGAGAKVVGATQYSDYPDAAKAIPRVGGYTSVDMEAVVALKPDLVIVWKSGNRNQQYDKLEKLGIPVFVNEPRSLDDVARAIEAFGRIAATPREADEAARAFRARRDALAKQYAARPPVAVFYQIWNKPLMTINGQHLISDVMALCGGRNVFAGLPILAPTVTEEAVLAAAPEVIVASGMGESRPEWLDAWRRWSALPAVKGDNLYFIPPEILQRHTPRILDGAQKLCEQLEQARQKAGRK
- a CDS encoding cobalamin-binding protein, with translation MSAGGLYPERIACLCTEAVEVLYALGEADRIAGISGFTVRPPEARRDKPKISGFSSGKLERILAVEPDLVLAFSDLQADMCRDLVRAGVEVHVFNQRSIDGILRMIVTTGALVGRAAEAQALVAGLRRGLDDARVRGEARVARHGRRLRVYFEEWDEPLISGIRWVSELIELAGGEDVFADFASRHSAKERRIEDPLTVVARAPEIIIGSWCGKKFQPDHLRARPGWADVPAVAHDRLYEIKSPLILAPGIAALTDGLAALEACLDAAGADQKR
- a CDS encoding OmpW/AlkL family protein, yielding MTTKSWAGIAAVAASTFMFAGSVQAAEGDWLVRVRALHMDPSNDNSTTAVVPALGEVKAEDKLFPEVDISYFFTPNIAAELILTVPQKHDVELGGVDIGSVKHLPPTLTLQYHFNPAGTIRPYAGIGLNYTRFSSVKLDAGTVLGGSVPLRVDRGSFGWAAQIGVDIQLAPQWFLNLDAKYVKIDTDIAVKGAGIPVTKLDIDPLLLSVGLGYRF
- a CDS encoding YaiI/YqxD family protein — translated: MTPAIWVDADACPAPVKDILFRAAMRTSLQLTLVANKLLRVPPSPHIRAVQVAHGFDAADRYIEEAVGAGDLVITADIPLAAAVLARGAHALEPRGEWFAPGTIHERLQMRALMNDLRDSGVMSGGPAAFSNADSRSFAAALDGFLARLKRR
- a CDS encoding YaeQ family protein; amino-acid sequence: MALKSTIYKIKLNVSDMDRPHYGEYALTVARHPSESDERMMVRVLAFALHADEDLRFGRGLSTEDEADLYAQDLTGAIRLWIDVGLPDERLVRKAAARADQVVVLNYGRTAGQWWEQSKGTLAKLANLTVYRLSTADSQALASLAQRGADLQCIVQEGQIWLGDDGAMLQPALERVFGRG
- a CDS encoding type II toxin-antitoxin system RelE/ParE family toxin, translating into MEQFDSTASLILAHPKLGKPVSSRVRALPISRFPYSVIYRITPEAIIVLAVAHQRRRPAYWAQRR